The following coding sequences lie in one Corynebacterium humireducens NBRC 106098 = DSM 45392 genomic window:
- the hutH gene encoding histidine ammonia-lyase, with product MQTITSHIRVGVGALSIDEVVAVARHDAHVEITPEALEAVAATRARIEELADHPTPVYGVSTGFGALARRYIPQEMRLQLQRSLVRSHAAGSGPEVEREVVRALMLLRLSTLCTGRTGVRPVVAETYAAVLNAGITPVVHEYGSLGCSGDLSPLAHCALALLGEGEVTTADGRRLPAAVALAEHGIEPLVLREKEGLALINGTDGMLGMLCLAIADLECLARSADIAAAMTVEALRGTLTVFAADLQELRPHPGQAASAANIRAVAEGSAILQSATEEFALTHVQDAYSVRCAPQVAGGFRDTLAHARLVADRELASAVDNPVVALDGRVTSNGNFHGAPVGYALDFLAIVTADLASISERRTDRLLDVARSRGLNAFLADDPGVDSGHMIAQYTQAGIVSELKRLAAPASVDSIPSSAMQEDHVSMGWSAGRKLRRSVDGLGRVLGVEVLTAARAIDMREQEPAPGTRAALDALRGRVEGPGPDRYLSPEIEESVQLLTSGALLEAVEGVVGKLA from the coding sequence ATGCAGACCATCACCTCCCACATCCGCGTCGGCGTCGGAGCGCTCAGCATCGACGAGGTCGTGGCTGTCGCCCGGCACGACGCCCACGTCGAGATCACCCCGGAGGCGCTCGAGGCCGTCGCCGCCACCCGTGCCCGCATCGAGGAACTGGCCGACCACCCGACCCCGGTGTACGGCGTGTCCACCGGTTTCGGCGCCCTGGCCCGCCGCTACATCCCCCAGGAGATGCGCCTCCAGCTGCAGCGCAGCCTCGTCCGCTCCCATGCCGCCGGCTCCGGCCCCGAGGTGGAGCGCGAGGTCGTCCGGGCGCTCATGCTGCTGCGCCTGTCCACACTGTGCACCGGCCGTACCGGCGTGCGGCCGGTCGTCGCGGAGACCTACGCCGCGGTGCTCAACGCCGGCATCACCCCCGTCGTCCACGAGTACGGCTCGCTCGGCTGCTCCGGCGACCTCTCCCCGCTGGCGCACTGCGCCCTGGCGCTGCTGGGGGAGGGCGAGGTCACCACCGCTGACGGCCGCCGCCTGCCCGCCGCCGTCGCCCTCGCCGAGCACGGCATCGAGCCGCTGGTCCTGCGGGAGAAGGAGGGGCTGGCACTCATCAACGGCACCGACGGCATGCTGGGCATGCTGTGCCTGGCCATCGCTGACCTCGAGTGCCTGGCCCGCAGCGCCGACATCGCCGCCGCGATGACCGTCGAGGCCCTGCGGGGCACCCTCACCGTCTTCGCCGCGGACCTGCAGGAGCTGCGCCCGCACCCGGGTCAGGCGGCCTCCGCGGCCAACATCCGCGCCGTGGCCGAGGGCTCCGCCATACTGCAGTCCGCCACCGAGGAATTCGCCCTGACCCACGTGCAGGACGCCTACTCGGTGCGGTGCGCCCCGCAGGTCGCCGGTGGTTTCCGCGACACCCTGGCCCACGCCCGCCTGGTCGCCGACCGGGAGCTCGCCTCCGCCGTGGACAACCCCGTGGTGGCTCTCGACGGCCGCGTGACCTCCAACGGCAACTTCCACGGCGCGCCCGTCGGCTACGCGCTCGACTTCCTCGCCATCGTCACCGCCGACCTGGCGAGCATCTCCGAGCGCCGCACCGACCGGCTTCTCGACGTCGCCCGCAGCCGCGGACTCAACGCCTTCCTCGCCGACGATCCGGGCGTGGACTCCGGCCACATGATCGCCCAGTACACGCAGGCCGGGATCGTCTCCGAGCTCAAGCGGCTGGCCGCCCCGGCCAGCGTGGACTCCATCCCCTCCTCCGCCATGCAGGAGGACCACGTGTCCATGGGCTGGTCGGCCGGGCGCAAGCTGCGCCGTTCCGTCGACGGGCTGGGGCGGGTGCTCGGCGTCGAGGTGCTCACCGCAGCCCGGGCCATCGACATGCGCGAGCAGGAGCCCGCGCCGGGGACCCGCGCCGCACTGGACGCCCTGCGCGGCCGTGTGGAGGGGCCCGGCCCCGACCGCTACCTGTCCCCGGAGATCGAGGAGTCGGTGCAGCTGCTCACCTCCGGGGCGCTGCTGGAGGCGGTGGAGGGGGTCGTCGGAAAGCTGGCATGA
- a CDS encoding YjiH family protein: protein MTTSQSTTTKGAWRFFVFSAIGIFAFFVPFTVAGKNTILLDHMVGWVEGALGEGTRYLILAIILAGAVYPFVTGRWRSSPARMVFALLNVLGLFVGIMLVSGIGPAFLFEPNLGPFLYDKLVIPVGLLIPLGGIFLAFLVGFGLMEFIGVLVQPFMRPVFKTPGRSAIDAVASFVGSYSLGLLVTNRVYRGGGYTAKEASIIAAGFSTVSATFMVVIARTLDLMPVWGMYFAATLVVTFLVTVVLVRIPPLSRISESYHPEAEPRPEAVITSNRLRAAWAAAGETLEASPPVWRVVWQNFRDGVVMVMQILPGILSVGLIGLLIATYTPVFKIIGLVFWPLLVLLRIPEPVLASEALSIGLAEIFLPATLVAGHESEVLRLVIAMVSVSQVFFFSAMIPAVMATEIPLKIWQMVLMWFQRVVLSTLVAYPLALLIASV, encoded by the coding sequence ATGACTACGTCGCAGTCAACCACCACGAAGGGGGCCTGGCGCTTCTTCGTGTTCAGCGCTATCGGCATCTTCGCCTTCTTCGTTCCGTTCACGGTGGCGGGGAAGAACACGATCCTGCTCGACCACATGGTCGGGTGGGTCGAGGGGGCGTTGGGGGAGGGGACACGGTACCTCATCCTCGCGATCATCCTGGCGGGGGCGGTCTATCCCTTCGTCACCGGGAGGTGGAGATCCTCGCCGGCACGCATGGTTTTTGCCCTGCTCAATGTCCTCGGCCTGTTCGTCGGCATCATGCTTGTCAGCGGGATCGGCCCGGCCTTCCTCTTCGAGCCGAACCTGGGCCCCTTCCTCTACGACAAGCTGGTCATCCCGGTGGGTCTGCTCATCCCGCTGGGCGGGATTTTCCTGGCCTTCCTGGTCGGTTTCGGTCTCATGGAGTTCATCGGCGTCCTGGTCCAGCCGTTCATGCGCCCGGTGTTCAAGACTCCGGGGCGTTCGGCGATTGATGCGGTGGCGTCGTTCGTCGGCAGCTATTCGCTGGGTCTGCTGGTGACCAACCGGGTGTACCGGGGAGGAGGGTACACGGCGAAGGAGGCGTCGATCATCGCGGCGGGCTTCTCGACGGTGTCGGCGACGTTCATGGTCGTCATCGCCCGGACCCTGGACCTCATGCCGGTGTGGGGGATGTACTTCGCGGCGACGCTGGTGGTCACGTTCCTGGTCACCGTCGTGCTGGTGCGTATCCCGCCGCTGAGCCGGATCAGTGAGAGCTACCACCCGGAGGCGGAGCCGCGGCCCGAGGCCGTCATCACCAGCAACCGTCTGCGTGCGGCGTGGGCGGCGGCGGGGGAGACCCTGGAGGCCTCGCCGCCGGTGTGGAGGGTGGTGTGGCAGAACTTCCGGGACGGCGTGGTCATGGTCATGCAGATCCTGCCGGGGATCCTCTCGGTGGGTCTGATCGGCCTGCTCATCGCCACGTACACGCCGGTGTTCAAGATCATCGGCCTCGTCTTCTGGCCGCTGCTGGTGCTGCTGCGCATCCCGGAGCCGGTGCTGGCCTCTGAGGCGCTGTCCATCGGTCTGGCGGAGATCTTCCTGCCGGCGACGCTGGTGGCGGGGCACGAGTCGGAGGTGCTGCGCCTGGTCATCGCCATGGTGTCCGTCTCCCAGGTGTTCTTCTTCTCGGCGATGATCCCGGCGGTGATGGCCACGGAGATCCCGCTGAAGATCTGGCAGATGGTGCTCATGTGGTTCCAGCGCGTGGTGCTGAGCACCCTCGTCGCCTACCCGCTGGCCCTCCTCATCGCGTCCGTCTGA
- a CDS encoding Z1 domain-containing protein: MSERQLDEELVLDYVEDFNDQSRLGRDLDATKKKFLRRYPDSREEIEEAYERQRQALGFANRRHQTGAYKRERLGKHWYRPDLNVDVFWPPLRTIIENDLGDAIHSIDESSTAVVNGLRPHQELQNTKGLVLGYVQSGKTTNFLSVIAKAADAGFRLVIVLTGITENLRQQTQERIDEQLINPQRHRWHRLTSVEHDFSGIDDNAAKLANHNERFIAVVKKNSARLRRLNEWLNSAADIVHQCPILVIDDESDQASIDVSPHTKSERSAINRQINHLLDHDITAYVAYSATPFANVLIDPSKTDDLYPSDFIVTLPEPKGYFGSRALFGRAPLNGEDQDDVDPDGYDMIRIISEEEVEGIRPGGKNDPDKAVVGGEALSAAIRWFIMATAARRFRGQGNKHSSMLIHTSMLTADHEDLRFQIDHELSGLRATITSPSNIPQEWRRQWEEECGRVPAETFDLVPVSFEDMAEFIPEVLHETRLIVDNGTSTERLDYSKGPVSVIAIGGNTLSRGLTLEGLVSSYFVRRASAYDTLLQMGRWFGFRNGYQDLPRIWMPEELNQWFHDLSTVEAELREELDVYVQEQASPIEIQARIRMHPDMMITSRAKMQDAVAAQVSFQGKKEQTIKFKENDLGWLTSNENAVKTLVREMQTRGFDENTGAYGSPVFVGVPSQLIMDFLDQYSIHPDTRLGKDDAKLLKKYIRKESENRRLRSWNVSFMTQSNDELGTIDLGLKAEIPLLKRSKLAGSKEGEANIKALVTTQDRLNDVLRSTEEDRAAFRLEVEEAIKEAGSKENPVRQLHDKHVGPGIGHLAIYPIQAKSDPRSASSNSPDSVDSTSAPSKSQHRTSLDAVSNVLGIGLFFPTSSAPDSAVDYMTAPEPDQEILEEYRAAAEEVRAINEKDEAVMRSETDDTVH; the protein is encoded by the coding sequence ATGTCTGAACGACAGCTCGATGAGGAACTCGTCCTCGACTATGTGGAGGACTTCAACGACCAGTCACGGCTCGGACGCGACCTGGACGCCACCAAGAAGAAATTTCTCCGACGGTACCCCGACTCTCGGGAGGAGATCGAGGAGGCCTACGAACGGCAGCGACAGGCACTGGGGTTCGCCAACCGTCGCCACCAGACCGGCGCCTACAAACGGGAAAGGCTTGGTAAGCACTGGTACCGACCCGATTTGAATGTGGATGTCTTTTGGCCACCATTGCGCACCATCATCGAGAACGATCTCGGCGACGCCATCCACAGCATCGACGAGTCTTCCACCGCAGTGGTTAACGGCCTCCGGCCCCATCAGGAACTGCAGAACACCAAGGGGCTGGTGCTGGGATACGTTCAGAGTGGAAAGACGACGAACTTCCTGTCTGTTATCGCCAAAGCCGCTGATGCCGGCTTTCGTCTGGTCATCGTCCTCACGGGAATCACCGAGAACCTCCGCCAGCAGACACAGGAACGAATTGACGAGCAGCTCATCAACCCGCAGCGGCACCGCTGGCATCGACTGACGAGCGTTGAACACGACTTCTCCGGTATCGACGACAACGCCGCCAAGCTTGCCAATCACAACGAACGATTCATCGCTGTCGTCAAGAAGAACTCTGCTCGTCTCAGAAGGCTCAATGAATGGCTCAACAGCGCTGCCGACATCGTGCACCAGTGTCCGATTCTCGTCATCGACGATGAATCCGACCAGGCATCAATTGATGTGTCCCCCCACACCAAATCCGAGCGCTCGGCGATCAACCGACAGATCAACCACCTGCTCGATCATGACATCACCGCCTACGTGGCCTACTCGGCCACCCCTTTCGCGAACGTCCTGATCGACCCCAGCAAGACCGACGATCTCTACCCGTCTGACTTCATCGTCACCCTTCCCGAGCCCAAGGGTTATTTCGGCTCCCGCGCGCTATTCGGACGCGCGCCGCTCAATGGCGAGGATCAGGACGACGTCGACCCTGACGGCTACGACATGATCCGCATCATCTCAGAGGAGGAGGTCGAGGGTATCCGTCCCGGCGGCAAGAACGACCCCGACAAGGCTGTGGTAGGTGGTGAGGCCCTGAGCGCCGCCATCCGGTGGTTCATCATGGCGACAGCAGCCCGCAGATTCCGCGGCCAGGGCAACAAACACTCCTCAATGCTCATCCACACATCGATGCTCACGGCGGACCATGAGGACCTCCGTTTCCAGATCGATCACGAACTCTCTGGGTTGCGCGCGACGATTACGTCGCCGTCGAACATTCCCCAGGAATGGCGCAGGCAGTGGGAGGAGGAATGCGGACGTGTACCGGCTGAGACATTTGATCTCGTGCCGGTTTCCTTTGAAGACATGGCGGAGTTCATCCCAGAGGTTCTGCATGAAACGCGGCTGATCGTCGACAACGGGACGTCCACCGAACGACTCGACTACTCGAAAGGCCCTGTGTCAGTCATCGCCATCGGAGGCAACACACTCTCCCGCGGCCTTACACTCGAGGGACTCGTCTCCTCCTACTTCGTTCGCCGTGCCTCTGCGTACGACACCCTCCTTCAGATGGGGCGGTGGTTCGGATTCCGGAATGGATACCAGGACCTGCCCAGGATCTGGATGCCGGAGGAGCTCAACCAGTGGTTCCACGATCTTTCCACGGTGGAGGCAGAGCTTCGTGAGGAACTCGACGTGTACGTTCAGGAGCAGGCATCTCCGATCGAGATCCAGGCACGCATCCGGATGCACCCGGACATGATGATCACCAGCCGCGCCAAAATGCAGGATGCCGTGGCAGCGCAGGTCAGCTTCCAAGGCAAGAAGGAGCAGACCATCAAGTTCAAGGAGAACGACCTTGGCTGGCTGACTTCAAACGAGAACGCAGTCAAGACCCTCGTCAGGGAAATGCAGACCCGCGGATTCGACGAGAACACAGGCGCGTACGGCTCACCCGTTTTCGTCGGAGTACCGTCGCAGCTCATCATGGACTTCCTCGACCAGTACTCCATTCACCCCGACACCAGACTCGGCAAGGACGACGCCAAGCTTCTCAAGAAGTACATCAGGAAGGAGTCAGAAAATCGTCGTCTTCGCAGTTGGAACGTTTCGTTTATGACTCAGAGCAACGACGAACTCGGCACCATCGACCTGGGGCTGAAGGCTGAGATCCCACTGCTCAAGCGTTCGAAACTGGCTGGGAGTAAGGAGGGCGAGGCAAACATCAAGGCACTGGTGACGACCCAGGACCGTCTCAATGATGTTCTCCGCAGCACCGAAGAGGACCGCGCTGCATTCCGACTGGAGGTGGAGGAGGCGATCAAGGAGGCGGGAAGCAAGGAGAACCCTGTGAGACAGCTGCACGACAAGCACGTCGGGCCCGGGATCGGACACCTGGCGATCTACCCGATTCAGGCCAAATCCGACCCACGGTCCGCTTCAAGCAACTCTCCTGATTCAGTCGATTCCACATCTGCGCCGAGCAAGAGTCAGCACCGCACCAGTCTCGATGCCGTCAGCAACGTGCTCGGTATCGGCCTGTTCTTCCCCACTTCCTCCGCCCCTGACTCCGCTGTCGACTACATGACTGCGCCTGAGCCTGACCAGGAGATCCTTGAGGAGTATCGCGCAGCGGCAGAAGAGGTCCGGGCCATTAATGAAAAGGATGAGGCTGTTATGAGGAGTGAGACTGATGACACCGTCCATTGA
- a CDS encoding PD-(D/E)XK motif protein, with protein MTPSIELFHELRAVMEASPQPGSHGNELITKLVNSSGAVRVFQEIDGRMGLFIPIGSDDPDVIAPDVRSRYITLRKIQKDGRDAVQLRLENPALENVFHVFVDTYLKNFRSDRERAATLAQAQLKRWRSLFIPVPPNSLSDTEEIGLICELQEMQILVATDGAQGFYRWTGPDKQAHDFRLEDRGIECKATRVSNGLHVTINGSQQLLPEPNSRLLLSVRKYESSPNGDITLSGVVRQLLDDDRIPSDELLSRLEEMRFSLAGVDPRTENSYRLVGRYVFEVGDGFPRLVVDDTEKRISALSYNIDLTSPESIPGYRKDGSLA; from the coding sequence ATGACACCGTCCATTGAGTTGTTCCATGAGCTGCGTGCAGTAATGGAGGCCTCGCCACAGCCGGGCAGTCACGGAAATGAGCTCATCACCAAACTGGTGAACAGTTCAGGGGCTGTGCGGGTTTTCCAGGAGATTGACGGGAGGATGGGCCTTTTCATTCCGATTGGTTCAGATGATCCCGATGTCATCGCTCCCGATGTGCGAAGCAGATACATCACCCTACGGAAGATTCAGAAGGACGGACGCGATGCAGTTCAGCTTCGTCTGGAAAACCCTGCGCTTGAGAATGTCTTCCACGTGTTTGTCGACACTTACCTGAAGAACTTTCGTAGTGACCGGGAACGAGCCGCTACCCTCGCACAGGCACAGCTCAAGCGTTGGCGTTCGCTTTTCATCCCAGTTCCACCGAATTCTCTCAGCGACACAGAAGAGATAGGCCTCATCTGTGAACTCCAGGAGATGCAGATCCTCGTCGCCACTGACGGCGCTCAGGGCTTCTACCGGTGGACGGGTCCCGACAAACAGGCACATGATTTCCGCTTGGAGGACAGAGGGATCGAGTGCAAAGCCACTCGAGTATCCAACGGCCTGCACGTGACCATCAACGGTTCGCAGCAGCTTCTCCCTGAACCTAACAGCCGCCTGCTTCTATCAGTTCGGAAGTATGAGAGCAGTCCGAACGGCGACATCACTCTCAGCGGCGTGGTGCGCCAGCTCCTCGACGACGACCGGATCCCCTCCGACGAGCTTCTGAGTCGGCTGGAGGAGATGAGGTTCTCTCTTGCGGGAGTTGATCCCAGGACTGAGAACAGCTACCGGCTTGTCGGCAGGTATGTTTTTGAAGTTGGTGACGGTTTTCCTCGCCTGGTCGTCGACGACACGGAGAAGAGGATTTCGGCTCTCAGCTACAACATCGATCTAACGTCTCCTGAGAGCATTCCGGGCTACAGAAAGGACGGTTCACTGGCCTG
- the hutI gene encoding imidazolonepropionase: protein MSTLFHGISELRTVSGLGTLSDAALIVDRGRIAWIGPRAGAPAADAAVDLGGRAVLPGWVDSHTHMIFAGDRAAEFEARMNGQDYQAGGIAVTMSATREAGAVRLEQLLLRRLADARAGGTTTVETKTGYGLDVDSEALAADIAARHVDDVTFLGAHLVPPGEDPDEYLALVLGDMLDAVAANVSWIDVFCERGAFDEAAARRVLEAGRARGLGLRVHGNQLGHGPGVQLAVEYGAASVDHVNYVSDGDVEALASSETVATVLPACDLSTRQPLAPARRLLDAGVHLALASNLNPGTSYTSSMAFCVTTAVLQQHLTLDEAIHAATAGGARALRRHDIGGGVDPQGRPARGSLVVGAAADLHVLDTPHAIDLAYRPGMPLTWRTYIQGVQVHPEPQDQSDGR, encoded by the coding sequence ATGAGCACGCTGTTCCACGGAATCTCCGAGCTGAGGACCGTCTCCGGGCTGGGCACGCTCAGCGACGCCGCGCTCATCGTCGACCGGGGCCGCATCGCCTGGATCGGCCCGCGCGCCGGGGCCCCCGCCGCCGACGCGGCGGTTGATCTGGGCGGCCGGGCCGTGCTACCCGGCTGGGTGGACTCCCACACCCACATGATCTTCGCGGGGGACCGCGCCGCCGAGTTCGAGGCCCGCATGAACGGGCAGGACTACCAGGCGGGCGGCATCGCGGTGACCATGTCCGCCACCCGCGAGGCCGGCGCCGTCCGCCTCGAGCAGCTGCTGCTGCGCCGCCTGGCCGATGCGCGCGCCGGGGGCACGACCACGGTGGAGACGAAGACCGGCTACGGGCTCGACGTGGACTCCGAGGCCCTGGCGGCCGACATCGCCGCCCGGCACGTCGATGACGTCACCTTCCTCGGCGCGCATCTCGTGCCGCCGGGGGAGGACCCGGACGAGTACCTCGCTCTCGTGCTCGGCGACATGCTCGACGCCGTCGCGGCCAACGTCAGCTGGATCGACGTGTTCTGCGAACGCGGGGCCTTCGATGAGGCGGCCGCCCGCCGCGTCCTCGAGGCCGGGCGGGCGCGGGGTCTGGGGCTGCGCGTGCACGGCAACCAGCTCGGGCACGGTCCCGGAGTGCAGCTGGCGGTGGAGTACGGCGCCGCCAGCGTGGACCACGTCAACTACGTGAGTGACGGTGACGTGGAGGCACTCGCCTCCTCGGAGACGGTGGCCACGGTCCTCCCCGCCTGCGACCTGTCCACGAGGCAGCCGCTGGCGCCGGCCCGGAGGCTTCTCGACGCCGGGGTCCACCTCGCCCTCGCCTCCAACCTCAACCCGGGCACGTCGTACACCTCGTCGATGGCCTTCTGCGTCACCACCGCGGTGCTGCAGCAGCACCTCACCCTCGACGAGGCCATCCACGCGGCCACCGCCGGTGGGGCGCGGGCGCTGCGGCGTCACGACATCGGCGGCGGCGTCGACCCCCAGGGCCGACCCGCCCGCGGCAGCCTCGTGGTCGGGGCCGCGGCAGACCTGCACGTGCTGGACACCCCCCACGCCATCGATCTGGCCTACCGGCCGGGGATGCCGCTCACGTGGCGGACCTACATCCAGGGGGTGCAGGTCCACCCGGAACCGCAGGATCAGTCCGACGGCCGATGA
- a CDS encoding amino acid permease: MSTVTRQPANVTIRRRGLSARHIHFIALGSAIGTGLFYGSAGAIQAAGPSVLLVYLLGGTVVYFMLRALGEMAVRMPVTGSFAEYTRLHLGRWPGYITGWMYAFEMVIVCLADLTAISIYMRFWFPDTDQWIWVAATLAIVGAANLASVRYFGEMEFLFTIIKVGAVVAMIVGGAAILAFGLGDASQTGVSNLWNDGGFFPNGAGGMISAFILVLFAFGGTEIIGVAGTEADDPGKAIPKAVNTVPARILIFYVGAISVILALNPWRTITGEESPFVQIFSTLGVNWAAALLNIVVITAALSAINADIFGAGRVLTGLAKQGLAPRRMSVINRQGVPVFTTAVLLGVLVTGIVLNALLPERVFEIVASLATFATIYVWLMVLLAHVASRRRMSPQEVAELRFPVPFWPYGQYFSIAFILFTFGIMVWLPQYHLALGVGVGFLILMTVAYHVSGRPRIR, from the coding sequence GTGTCGACAGTCACCCGGCAACCCGCCAATGTCACCATCAGACGGCGCGGCCTCAGCGCCCGCCACATCCACTTCATCGCCCTGGGCTCCGCCATCGGCACCGGCCTGTTCTACGGCTCCGCCGGCGCCATCCAGGCCGCCGGCCCCTCGGTGCTGCTCGTCTACCTGCTCGGCGGCACGGTCGTGTACTTCATGCTCCGCGCGCTCGGCGAGATGGCCGTACGCATGCCCGTCACAGGCTCCTTCGCCGAGTACACCCGCCTGCACCTGGGGCGGTGGCCCGGCTACATCACCGGCTGGATGTACGCCTTCGAGATGGTCATCGTCTGCCTGGCGGACCTCACCGCCATCTCGATCTACATGAGGTTCTGGTTCCCCGACACGGACCAGTGGATCTGGGTGGCCGCCACCCTGGCGATCGTCGGTGCCGCCAATCTCGCCAGCGTGCGCTACTTCGGTGAGATGGAGTTCCTGTTCACCATCATCAAGGTCGGTGCCGTCGTGGCCATGATCGTCGGTGGCGCCGCCATCCTCGCCTTCGGCCTCGGCGACGCCTCCCAGACGGGCGTGTCCAACCTGTGGAACGACGGCGGCTTCTTCCCCAACGGTGCCGGGGGCATGATCTCCGCCTTCATCCTCGTCCTCTTCGCCTTCGGCGGCACCGAGATCATCGGCGTCGCCGGCACCGAGGCCGATGACCCCGGCAAGGCGATCCCCAAGGCCGTCAACACCGTCCCGGCGCGCATCCTCATCTTCTACGTCGGCGCGATCTCCGTCATCCTGGCCCTCAACCCGTGGCGCACGATCACGGGTGAGGAGTCCCCCTTCGTCCAGATCTTCAGCACCCTCGGCGTCAACTGGGCCGCCGCCCTGCTCAACATCGTGGTCATCACCGCCGCCCTCTCGGCCATCAACGCCGACATCTTCGGCGCCGGCCGCGTGCTCACCGGCCTGGCGAAGCAGGGTCTGGCGCCGCGTCGCATGTCCGTGATCAACCGCCAGGGCGTCCCCGTCTTCACCACCGCCGTCCTTCTCGGCGTGCTGGTCACCGGCATCGTGCTCAACGCGCTGCTGCCGGAGCGCGTCTTCGAGATCGTCGCCTCCCTGGCCACCTTCGCCACCATCTACGTGTGGCTCATGGTGCTGCTCGCCCACGTCGCTTCCCGACGCCGCATGTCCCCCCAGGAGGTCGCCGAGCTCCGCTTCCCCGTCCCCTTCTGGCCCTACGGCCAGTACTTCTCCATCGCCTTCATCCTCTTCACCTTCGGCATCATGGTGTGGCTGCCGCAGTACCACCTGGCCCTCGGGGTGGGCGTCGGCTTCCTCATCCTCATGACCGTGGCCTACCACGTCTCCGGTAGACCCCGGATCAGGTAG
- a CDS encoding urocanate hydratase produces the protein MTESPRTIRAPHGTELSAKSWQTEAPLRMLMNNLDPEVAERPEDLVVYGGTGRAARSWEAYDAIIETLRDLEEDETLLVQSGKPVGVFRTNVWAPRVLIANSNLVGDWANWPEFRRLEAEGLMMYGQMTAGSWIYIATQGILQGTYETFAAVARKRFGGTLAGTLTLTGGCGGMGGAQPLSVTLNGGVCLIVDVDESRLRRRQAKRYLDEVATDLDDAVARVSAAKEEKRALSVGLVGNAAEVFPELLRRHRAGEITVDVVTDQTSAHDPLSYLPTEITVEDWQREAAEDPITFTKKARESMAVQVQAMVEFQDEGAEVFDYGNSIRDEARHAGYSRAFEFPGFVPAYIRPLFCEGLGPFRWVALSGDPEDIRVTDEAVKELFPDNEHLHRWIDAAGEYVEFEGLPARICWLGYGERHKAGLLFNRLVAEGKVKAPIVIGRDHLDSGSVASPYRETESMLDGSDAIADWPLLNALTATSSGATWVSLHHGGGVGIGRSIHAGQVCVADGTELAAAKLTAVLTNDPGMGVIRHVDAGYDRAHEVAVERGVRVPMPFVSRER, from the coding sequence ATGACCGAGTCCCCGCGCACCATCCGTGCCCCGCACGGCACCGAGCTCAGCGCCAAGAGCTGGCAAACCGAGGCACCCCTGCGCATGCTCATGAACAACCTCGACCCGGAGGTCGCCGAGCGCCCCGAGGACCTCGTCGTCTACGGCGGCACCGGCCGCGCGGCACGCAGCTGGGAGGCCTACGACGCGATCATCGAGACGCTCAGGGACCTCGAGGAGGACGAGACCCTGCTCGTCCAGTCCGGCAAGCCCGTCGGCGTCTTCCGCACCAACGTCTGGGCACCCCGCGTGCTCATCGCCAACTCCAACCTCGTCGGCGACTGGGCCAACTGGCCCGAGTTCCGCCGCCTCGAGGCCGAGGGCCTCATGATGTACGGCCAGATGACCGCCGGTTCCTGGATCTACATCGCCACCCAGGGCATCCTCCAGGGCACCTACGAGACCTTCGCCGCCGTGGCCCGCAAGCGTTTCGGCGGCACCCTCGCCGGCACCCTCACCCTCACCGGCGGCTGCGGCGGCATGGGCGGGGCCCAGCCGCTGTCCGTCACCCTCAACGGCGGTGTCTGCCTCATCGTCGACGTCGACGAGTCCCGGCTCAGGCGTCGGCAGGCCAAGCGCTACCTCGATGAGGTCGCCACCGATCTCGACGACGCCGTCGCCCGCGTCAGCGCCGCCAAGGAGGAGAAGCGTGCCCTGTCCGTCGGCCTAGTGGGCAATGCCGCCGAGGTGTTCCCCGAGCTGCTGCGCCGCCACCGCGCCGGGGAGATCACCGTCGACGTGGTCACCGACCAGACCTCCGCCCACGACCCGCTCAGCTACCTGCCCACCGAGATCACCGTCGAGGACTGGCAGCGCGAGGCCGCCGAGGACCCCATCACCTTCACCAAGAAGGCACGCGAGTCCATGGCCGTGCAGGTCCAGGCCATGGTCGAGTTCCAGGACGAGGGCGCCGAGGTCTTCGACTACGGCAACTCCATCCGCGATGAGGCCCGCCACGCCGGCTACTCCCGCGCCTTCGAGTTCCCCGGCTTCGTCCCCGCCTACATCCGGCCCCTGTTCTGCGAGGGTCTCGGCCCCTTCCGCTGGGTGGCCCTTTCCGGCGACCCGGAGGACATCCGCGTCACCGACGAGGCCGTCAAGGAGCTGTTCCCCGACAACGAGCACCTCCACCGCTGGATCGACGCGGCAGGGGAGTACGTCGAGTTCGAGGGCCTGCCGGCCCGCATCTGCTGGCTCGGCTACGGCGAGCGGCACAAGGCGGGACTGCTGTTCAACCGTCTCGTCGCCGAGGGCAAGGTGAAGGCGCCCATCGTCATCGGCCGTGACCACCTCGACTCCGGTTCCGTCGCCTCCCCCTACCGGGAGACCGAGTCCATGCTCGACGGCTCCGACGCCATCGCCGACTGGCCGCTGCTCAACGCCCTCACCGCCACCTCCTCCGGCGCGACCTGGGTCTCCCTGCACCACGGAGGCGGCGTGGGCATCGGACGGTCCATCCACGCGGGCCAGGTGTGCGTCGCCGACGGCACGGAGCTGGCCGCCGCGAAGCTCACCGCCGTGCTCACCAACGACCCGGGCATGGGCGTCATCCGCCACGTCGACGCCGGCTACGACCGTGCCCACGAGGTCGCCGTCGAGCGCGGGGTCCGTGTCCCCATGCCGTTCGTCAGCCGCGAGAGGTAG